CGGCCAGACGCTGCGCAGCCTGGCGGCGAAGGGCGCCGAGGAGAAGGTGGACAAGCTGCTGGTCCAGGCCCGCGACGAGCGGGTGGAGGGCTGGGAGCTCATCCTCTGCAGGGACAACTCACCCACCACCTTCGCCTTCCGCGCGCGGCCCCATGAGGGCGGCGTGCTGATGGTGGGCAGCCTGGTGCCGGAGGACTACGGCAACGCCCTCAACCAGGTGAGCGCCTCGCTCAGCGAGGTGTCCACCCTCCACCGCGAGACGGAGCGCCAGCAGCGCGAGCTCAAGCGCCGCGCGGAGGAGCTGACGCGCCTCAACCGCGAGCTGGAGGAGTCCAACCGCGGCGTGCGCGTCCTCCACACCGCCCTCGACGAGAAGGCGGAGAGCCTCCAGCTCGCCTCCGAAATCAAGAGCCGCGTGGTGGCCAACGTCAGCCACGAGTTCCGCACCCCGCTGCACTCCATCCTCGGGCTGTCCAAGGTGCTGCTCAACCCCATCAACGGCACGCTCAGCGGCGAGCAGGAGAAGCAGGTCCAGTTCATCCGCAACTCCGCGGAAGCCCTCTTCGAGCTGGTGAATGATTTGCTGGACCTCTCCAAGATGGAGGCCGGCAAGACGACGCTGCGCCACAGCCGCTTCGTGGTGCGCGACGTGCTGAGCGCGCTGCGCGGCATGATGAAGCCGCTGCTGCCGCCGGACTCGCCGGTGGAGCTGCGGCTGGTGGAGCCCGAAGAGGCGCTGGAGCTGGAGACGGACGAGTCCCGGCTGAGCCAAATCTTGCGCAACCTGGTGTCCAACGCGGTGAAGTTCACCGAGTCCGGCCACGTCACCGTGGCCGTCACCCCGGGCCCGCGCGACACCGTCATCTTCACCGTGCAGGACACGGGCATCGGCATCGCCCCGGAGAACCACGAGCGCATCTTCGAGGAGTTCTCCCAGGTGGACAGCCCGCTGCAGCGCAAGGTGAAGGGCACCGGCCTGGGCCTGCCGCTGGCGCGCAAGCTGACGGAGCTCCTGGGCGGCACCCTCACCGTGCAGAGCAGCCTGGGCCATGGGGCCACCTTCACCGTCACCCTCCCCCGCGTCCACACGGAGGTGGCGGAGATGACGGGGCTGACGACGCGCAGTCAGCAGCTGGACCCCACCCGCGCCCCGGTGCTGGTGCTGGAGGACGACCGGCAGACGCTCTTCCTCTACGAGAAGTACCTGGCGCGCTCCGGCTTCCAGGTGCTGCCGGTGCGCAGCACGGAGGAGGCCCGGCGCGTGCTGGAGCGCGTGCGCCCCGCCGCCATGGTGCTGGACGTCATGCTGGAGGGGGAGACGAGCTGGAACTTCCTCGCGGACATGAAGAACGGCGAGTCCACGCGGGACATCCCCGTGCTCGTCGTCACCGTGACGGACCGCGAGCAGAAGGCGCGCGCGCTGGGCGCCGACGAGTTCTGGCTCAAGCCGGTGGATGAAGTCCGCCTGCAGAAGAAGCTCCAGGCCATGGCGCGCAGCGGGCCGGTGGAGCGGCTGCTCCTCATCGACGACGACGACGTGCACCGCTACCTGCTCAAGCAGCTGCTCAAGGATTTGCCCTACGTGCTGCTGGAGGCCTCCGGCGGCAAGCAGGGCGTCCAGATTGCGCGCGAGCAGGCCCCGCACCTCATCTTCCTGGACTTCGTCCTCCCGGACATCACCGCCTTCGACGTGCTGGACGAGCTGAAGGCGGACCCTCGCACGCGGGAAATCCCCGTCATCCTCCACACCTCGCACGAGCTGAAGGAGGACGAGCGCACGCGCCTGGCCCGGGAGACGGCCGCCATCCTCGCCAAGCACACGCTGAGCCGCGAGGTGGCGATTACGCGCATCCGCGATGCCCTGGCCAAGGCAGGCCTGGGTTCCCACTCCCTGCTGGAGGGTAGCCGCCGTGGTTGAGCCCCGACTGGCCACCGTCCTCAACGTCAACGACGACGACGCCAACCGCTACCTCGTCAACCGCATCCTGGAGATGGCGGGCTACAAGGTCCTGGAGGCCGCCACCGGCATGGGGGCGCTGCTGATGGCGGAGCAGCACCGCCCGGACGTCATCATCCTGGACGTGAAGCTGCCGGACATCAGCGGCTACGAGGTCTGCGAGCGGCTGCGCGCCAACCCCGGCACCGCGTCCATGGCGGTGCTGCACACGTCCGCGACGTTCGTCACGTCGGACAAGAAGGTGCGCGGCCTGGATGGCGGCGCGGACGCGTACCTCACCCAGCCCTTCGAGGCCGCGGAGCTCATCGCCACGGTGAAGTCGCTCTTGCGCCTGCGCCACGCGGAGCAGGCCGCCCGCCTGCGCGCGGACGAGCTGGTGGAGATGGACCGGCGCAAGGACGAGTTCCTCGCCATGCTCGCGCACGAGCTGCGCAACCCGCTGGCCGCCATCATGACGGCCATTGGCATCCTGGAGCGCAAGCCCACGGACGACGCCAAGGAAGCGCGGATGCGCGGCATCATCCACCGGCAGACGAACCACCTGGCGCGGCTGGTGGACGACCTGCTCGACGTGAGCCGGATTACCCGCGACAAGGTGGAGCTGCGCACCGGCCGGCTGGACCTGCTCGCCGTGCTCCAGCAGGTGCTCCAGGTCAGCCGCCAGCAGGCCGAGTCCCGCGGGCTGGGCATGGAGATATCCCTGCCCCACGGCCCGCTGTGGGTGAACGCGGACGGCACCCGGCTGGAGCAGGTCTTCACCAACCTGCTCGACAACGCGACGAAGTACACCGACAGCGGCCACATCTCCCTGCGGGTGGAGAAGGAGGGCGTGGACGGCTCGGCGCGGGTGGTGGTGCGGGTGAAGGACACCGGCATCGGCATCCCCGCGGACGTGCTGCCCTACATCTTCGAGCTGTTCGCCCAGGCGGACACCTCGCTGGAGCGCTCTCGCGGAGGGCTGGGCATCGGCCTGACGCTGGTGCGCAAGCTGGTGCGGATGCACGGCGGCGAGGTGCTCGCCCACAGCGAGGGCCCGGGCCGGGGCAGCGAGTTCGTGGTGCGGCTGCCGCTGCTGTCGGACCTGGCCGAGTCGGCGAACAGCAAGAAGCTCGTGGACGCGCGACGCGGGCGGCGCATCCTCCTGGTGGAGGACAACTCGGACGCGCGCCAGGCCATGAGGGACTTGCTGGAGCTGTGGGGCCACCAGGTGGCGGTGGCGCCGGACGGGCTGCAGGGCGTGGCGCTGGCGCTCACGCAGGCGCCGGAGCTGGCGCTGGTGGACATCGGCCTGCCGGGGATGGACGGCTACCGGGTGGCGCAGGAGCTGCGCTCACGGGTGGGCACGAGCATCCGGCTGGTGGCGATTACGGGCTACGGCGGCCCGGAGGGGCAGGACCGGGCGCTGAAGGCGGGCTTCGACCTGCACCTGGTCAAGCCCGTGAAGCCGGACGAGCTGGACCGCGTCCTGTCGAACCTGTGAGGCGGTGAGGGCCGCCTCGCGGCCCTCGGCGGGAGGCACGCTTCAGCGCCGTCCCAGCGCGTTGGCCACGAGGCCGAGCAGCTTCACCTTGGAGGGGTCCAGCTGGCGCACGGTGCGCAGCAGGCGCCGGACTTCCGGCCGCTCCTGGGGCGAGGGCGGCGGCTCCGCGGCGCGCGAGGCGGCGGCGCCGTGCGAGGCCAGGCCCAGCAGCTCATCCGCGGAGACGTGCAGCTCGTGGCACAGCTTCAGCAGCGTCTGCACGCTGGGCAGCATGCCGCCGCGCTCCAGACGGCCGTAGACCTCGGTGGCCACATCAATGCGTTCAGCGACGTCGGCCTGCGTGAGCTCCAGGCGGGTCCGGGCGGCGCGCGCCGCTGCTCCGATGGTGGTTGCGAGTTTCTTGTCCATGCCTTACCGACCCGAAACGTTTGGCCGCTGGCATAGGACGTATGGGGGCAGACAGACAGAACTTGCCGGGTCAGTCTCAAGTTGTTCACCCATAGGGTCACCGTGTCCGAGGGAAACTCCGGGGGTTCGGCCCCCCGCGCCGGGCGCACGGCTTCCTCGACGGAACACCCCTCTGGCGGGGCTTCCAGGAGTCACTCCCGCACGGGGAAGGGCTCCGGAGCGTGGACGACCTATAACGTTGGGCGGCAACTTTCCTACGGCTCCGGCAAGTCCTGCCGCCGGCTCCTCCCCGGAGGGTTGGCTCGGGCTCCCGGCAGGTGGATCTCCCGAGCCAGCCGGGCCGCTGCAGCGGTGTGACACATCCCATCCGCGTCGCAAGCCATCCGCGGAGCCTCGGCTCCGGGGCCACGGCCCGCCAGGGCGCCTCGGCCCGGGGCACTTCTTCGCGGCACGGGCACGCGCCCTCTCCGTCCAGCCCCGGCTCCGCGTGCCCTGGAGCGAGCAGGCGGGCGACGGCGGACCTGCTCGCACCACACGCCGGGTGTGCACGGCTGCGCCGAATCGGAACGGCGCGTGGTGCCAGGCGGGGAGCCGGGCCCATGAGCCTGAGCGCGACACGGGCAGGAGGGCTACGCTGGCGAGCGATGTCGCTTGGAAAGCGCAGCCTGCTGGTGAAGCTCTGTGTGGCGATGGGCGTCGTGGCGCTGCCGTTGCTCATCGTCATCCTCGGCTACGTGCTGCCGCAGCTCCGCGAGCAGCTGCGCGAAGACCGGGTGCGCGGGCTGCGTCAGGCGGTGGAGACGGCCTACGGGGTGCTGGAGGCGTACGAGGCACAGGAGCGGGCCGGGACGCTGACGCGGCAGCAGGCACAGACGCAGGCGTCCGCGCTGCTGGAGCGGCTGCGCTACTCGGGCGTGGAGTACTTCTGGGTCAACGACCTGGACACGCGGCTCATCATGCACCCGCACCTGCCGGCGATGCTGGGCAAGGACCTGAAGGGCTACCGGGACGTGCGCGGCCGGCCGGTGTTCGTGGACATCGTCACGCTGGCGCGCGCGAAGGGCGAGGGCTCGGTGGCCTACGAGGCCACGCGGCCGGGCTCTCCGGACCCCATTCCGAAGGAGAGCTACGTGAAGCTCTTCAAGCCGTGGGGCTGGGTGCTGGGGACGGGCGTGTACGTGGAGGACATCGACAAGGAGGTGGCGGCGGTGCGCCGGCGCATCCTCCTGGCGGTGGGCGGCGCGCTGATGCTGGCGGTGCTGGCGGGCGCATACGTGTCGCGGCGGGTGGTGAAGCCCGTGAGGGCGCTGGCGGACGCGGCGAACCGGGTGACGCGCGGAGACCTGGCCGTGAGGGTGCAGGTGGAGTCCACGGACGAGGTGGGCCGGCTGACGGAGGCCTTCAACACCATGGTGGCGGGGCTGCGCGAGGTGGTGGGGGCGCTGGTGGAGGCGGCGGGCGCGACGGCGGCGGACGCCGAGCGCATCCGCACGTCGGCGGAGACGCTGTCGCTCACCACGCGTGAGCAGTCGGAGTCGCTGCAGCGCACGGCGGAGGCGGTGCAGGGGATGAGCGCGCGGGTGTCGCAGGGAGCGGAGGCGGCGCGCACGGCGGCGGCGACGGCGGCGGACAACGGCGCGGTGGCGCGCGAGGGTGGGACGGCGGTGGGCCACGCTTCGCGGAAGATGGTGGAAATCGTGGAGGTGGTGGAGCGCTCGGCGCAGACGGTGGCGCGGCTGCAGGCGTCGGGGCGCGTGACGGGGGAGATGCTGCGGCTCATCCAGCAGGTGGCGGACGAGACGCAGATGCTGGCGGTGAACACGGCGATTGAAGCAGCGCGCGCGGGCCAGCACGGCAAGGGCTTCTCGGTGGTGGCGGGCGAGGTGCGCAAGCTGGCGACCCGCACGCGCGACGCGGCCGGGCAGGTGCAGTCGCTGCTGGGCCAGAGCGAGGCGGACACGGCGGCGGCGGCGGACCTGATGCGGCAGGGCACGGCGAAGGTGCGCGAGGGCATGGGCCTGTCCTCGGCCGCGGGTGACGCGCTGGAGCGCCTGGTGGCCGGAGTGCGGGAGATTGGCGCGCACGTGGAGCGGATGGCGGAGGAGAACACGCGCCAGTCCGCCTCGGGCGAGAGCCTCGCCGGGCGCATCCAGGCGCTATCGGTGCGCTCGACGGAGTCGGTGGCCGGGGTGCAGCAGATTGCGCGCTCCGTGGACGACCTGCGCGCGAGGGCGTCCCGGCTGAAGGAGCTGGCCGCGCGCTTCACGGCGCAGCAGCCCGGAGACACGCCGCGCAGCTGAGGAGGGAGTGCGCCCATCCCCTCGGGTATATCAGACCCCTGGCTACCCTGGACGTCGCATGGCGTCCGTCTATGACCTGATACTGCGGCGGCTGGTGCAGGGGCATCCCGACCAGCTGCTGCTCCTGCTCTTCGGCCCCAACGCGCCCACGCTGGTGCGTGCCGCCGACACCAGCCTGCCCCAGTCCGAGCGGCGCGCGGATGCGCTGCTCATCGTGGAGGCCCAGGGCGAGCGCTTCGCCGTGGAAGTAGAGGTGCAGGCCCAACCGGAGGCGGGCTTCTCGCGGAGGCTGCTGGACTACGCGGTGCGCGCGCACCTGCGCGAAGGCCTCCCGGTGCTGCCCGTCGCCCTGTACCTGCTTCCCGAGGCGGAGGGAGCACCCCCGCCCTACACCTTCGCCTGCGCCGGCCGGCGGGTCCTCTCGTTCGACTTCCTGGTGGTGCGGCTGTGGGAGGTGGACTTCTCCCTGCCCACCCTCCAGAAACCCGCCCTCCTTGCTCTCTCCGTCATGGAGCAGACGGCTGGACCCGAGCGGGCGACCTGGGCCGAGACCCGCTTGCGCCAGGAGGCGAGCCTGACCGAGGAGGAGCGGTTAGACTTGCTCGTGGTGCTGGGCGCCTTGGCCGCCCGTCGGTTTGGCAGTCAGTGGCTCAGCCAGTCGTTGAGGAGCGTCATGCTGGATTCACCTATCTGGGAAGAACTGCTGGCCGAGGAACGCGTGAAGTTGCGCGCTCAGATATCTGCTCAGGTATCCGCGCAGATATCTGCTCAGATATCCGCTCAGATATCCGCTCAGGTGCGCATCCAGGAGCGTGCCCGGACGTTGCTGCAATTCGCCAAGGCCCGGAAGCTCGTGCTCCCGCCTGAAGCCGAACAACGCCTCACGCAGATGGACGCCACCACCCTGGAGCAGCTTGTCGAGCTGGCCTTCAGCGAACCGGAGGCTGCCGCCAGGGCCCTGCTCGCCGCAGTCAGCCCACAGGGACACTGAACACCCATTTCCGCCATCGCTGAACTCCAAGCAAAACACGACTTCCTTGGGATATAAGAAGGACCTCCCGCCCCTGTCTCAGGAGCCGGAGCTGTCACTTCACCTCCTCTCCCCCAAGGAGTGCCGTGCATGCATCCGTTCCGTAAGCCGTTGGCCACCCTGACCGCCGCGCTGTCCCTGGTCGCTTGTGGTCCACAGGAGTCGCCTCCTCCCGAGACGCCAGCGGCCGTCGAGGACTCGCGCACGCCCGCCCAGCGCGAGGCCGAGCGCACCCCGTACGCGCTGGACGAAGCCTTCGCCCAAGCCGCCAGGGAGTTCGACGTCCCGGTCGACCTGCTCAAGGCCTACGCCTACGCCGAGACGCGGTGGGAGATGGTGAAGGGCCATGAGGAGTTCCCGGGCCTGTCCCCGGCGCACGGCCTGATGGCCCTGCGCGGCTCCCAGGTCTCCGAGGGCGCGCGGCTGACCGGACGCACCGAAGAAGCGGTACGCACCGAGCCCGAGGCCAACATCCGGGCCGCCGCGGCCCTGCTGTCCGCATACGCGGACGAGCTGCAGGTGGACCGCTCCGACGTGGGCGCGTGGGCCCCGGCCGCCGTGAAGCTCAGCGGCATCTCCAATCCCGACGCGCAGACGCAGTTCGTCCACCAATCCGTCTACAGCGTGATGCGCGAGGGCGCCGTGGCGCACACGCCCGACGGACAGGTGGCCGTGTCGCTGTCCCCCGCCGAAGTCGAAGCCCGGTTCGCCTCGCCCGGTGTGCAGGCGATGGCCGCGGGCCCGGACTACGCGGCCTCCATCTGGCGCCCCTCTAGCAACTACAACGCGCGTCCCGCGGGCACCGACATCTCGATGGTCGTCATCCACACCTGCGAGGGCGGCTACTCGGGCTGCTGGAGCTGGCAGGTGAACCCCGACTCCGACGTCAGCGCCCACTACACGGTGAACGAGAGCGGCAGCGAAATCACCCAGCTGTTGCGCGAGACGGACCGCGGCTGGCACGTGGCGGCCTCCTACGACTGCACCCTCAACGGCAACGTGAGCTGCGGCCTCAACGGGTCCTCCGTGAACAACTTCTCGGTGGGAATCGAGCACGCGGGCTACGCCAGCCAGTCGTCCTTCCCGGCGGGGCAGATTGACGCCTCGGCCAAGCTCACGTGCGACATCACCCGGGACCGCACGGTGGTGCGCGACAGCTACCACATCGTCGCGCACGGCCGGCTGCAGCCCTACAACCGCACGGACCCGGGTCCCAACTGGCCGTGGACCACGTACATCAACAAGGTGAAGTCGTACTGCGGGGACACCACCTCCAGCACCATCATCGACAGCAACAACGCCAACAACGACACCTCGAAGTATTACGTCGAGCTGGCGGGCACCAGTTGGGTCTCCTCCACCAACGTGGGCGGCTACTACGGCTCGGGCTACTACGTGGCCCCCACCGCGGCGGTGTCGGAGCCGGTGACGTTCTGGTTCAACCTGCCGGCGGCGGCCACCAAGACCGTGGATGGCTGGTGGACCTCGGCCACGGACCGCTCCACCGAGGCGCCCTTCAACGTGTTCAATGCGTCCGGCACCAAGCTGGGCACGGTGTACGTGAATCAGCAGACGGGCGGCGGCAACTGGAACACCCTGGGCACCTTCAACTTCTCCGCGGGCTGGAACAAGGTGCAGGTCAGCCGGTGGACCGGGGCCGCGGGCTATGTCGTCGCGGACGCCGTCCGCATCCGGTAGTCCCGCGCCAGGCCGCTAGAAGATCCAATGCTGGGGCGGCGCCTCCAGCGGCAACTGGCTGGCGCTGACATTCCAGCTGACGACCCGGTTGTCAGGGTCGAAGCCAATCGAGGTCACCTCTTCCGAGAATACGACGGGCACGGTGAGGGTGCCCGTCGTGGGATGCAGCCCGAAGTCGACGGCGACGTCCAGCACCTGGGTGGCCCCCTTCAGCCGAATCACCACCTTGACCGGGTAGACCTTTCCAGGCTGGAGGGCCGACTGCGTCACCGTCAGCCTCAGCGCTCCGTCGCTTCGAACGGCGTCCGCCTGGAAGGTGGGCCAGTCCGCTTCGCCCGTGCCATGGACCCAGGCGTCGAAGTAGTCGTCCAGGTCCTCTCCTGACTCTCGCTCCAGCGCTGCCTGCAGGTCCGCGACGCTGCGTGCGCCGGGAGGGCCGGAGAGGAAGTCCTGGATGGCCCGCACGATGGAGGCCTGCCCCCCGGGGAGCAGGTCCTCGAGCTGCACGAAGAAGAGCATCGAGCCGGTGCCATACGTCTCTCCCGCGAACACCAGGAAGGGCACCGGCGTGTCGGATGTCCCGGGGTAGTGCAGCGCGGTGCGTGCCACACGGTCCCAGTGCGCCCGTGTCCTGGCCGCATCCGCCGGCCACTTCGACAGCTCATGGACATAGGTGAGGTACTCGGCGATGCCTTCCTTCCAGGAGAAGTCATTCGCGCGCTCCAGGGTGATGCGGTTCCCCGCCCACTGATGGACGATTTCATGCATGAGGACATGGCGCGTCATGTCCGCATATTCCCTGTTGGGGAGCTCCGGCAGGGTGTCGCGCAGGATGATGTTGGCGGGATGCTCCATGCCCAGCCACTGGGTCGGCGCCCCCGCGATGCGCAGCTCCGGTCCGTAGGGAAGCGGGCCCAGCAGGCCCTGGATCCACCTCAGGAAGTCGGCGATGTCCGCCTTCGAGAGTGACGTGGCGAGCCGGCCACCCTGGGTCTCGAAGAAGATGAGCTTCGTGCCATCCACGTCGAGCCATTCCGACCTTCTCCAGCCGGGGTTCGAGGCGATGGCGAAGGCGGAGTAGGTGGGCGCGGGAGTCTCCAGCAGCTCGCAGCGTGTCCGGGTCACGCTCACCTGGGTTCGCCGGCCCGGGCACAGCGTGTGTTCGCCGTCGGCATGCACCACGTCGAAGACGAAATGGGCCTGGCTCGCGGGCGCGTCATTGCACGGGCCGAACCGGTCACACTGCTCGACCCAGCCCAGCAGGTACGAGAAGGGATTGCCCGCGGAGTCCTGGGTGCGGGAGAAGCCGACGGGCGTGTACTCGTAGGTCTGCTCCGGGACGAGGAAGCGGCTTCCGAGTGCGAGCTGCCCCTCGGAGAGGGGCTCACCGCAGACACGGAGCGAGCCGTCCACCGGCTCGACATGAGCGGGGGCGGTGTCATTCCAGCGGAGCTCGCTGACTCCCGTGGGCGCATCCAGCGTCACGCAGTCTCCGCCTGGAGCCGCCACGTCGAGATAGGCCGTCGACCGGGCCTCGCGTGTTCCGAGGTCGAAGGCGTAGTGATACGCCCGGACGTTGGCCGGAATCTCGCCAGGAAGGACGACAGGGGGCGCCTCGTCATCGCAGCCGGCCGCGGCCAGGCAGAGCGTGGCGAGCGCCGCGGCGACACACAGCTTGCGCATCCAGCAGGGAAACGGCGTCGAGGACACAGATGCACTCCAGGGAAGGCGCCGAGGAGGTTAGGCCATCCAGCCGCGGCACGCAGGCTCACAGCGGGTGACGACGGCATCACAACGAAGCCCGGGCGCATCACCCCTGGAGGGAAGACGGAACGCCCAAGCCGGGCTGCCCGCCTTCTCTCATCACACAGAGGGGTGCGGACATGGGACTGCTCGACAAGTTGAAGAACGCGGCACACACGGTATCGGGCGGCGCAGCGCGCGTTTCCCTGGAATACGAGCCCAGCGTGGCACTTCCCGGAGACGTCGTCTCCGTGCGCCTCACGGTCAGCTCCGCCGGCGCGCAGGTGAAGTCAGGCGGCGTCTTCGTGGACCTGCGTGCCGTTGAAACGGTGCGCCTGCCCTCGGGCACGCAGAGCGGCGTGAGCCTTCAGACCAGCAAGAGCTCGTACACCAGCTTCGAGCAGCAGTTCGCCATTGCCCCCACCTTCACGCTTGCTCCCAACGAGACGAAGGTGTTCGAGGGTCAGGTGCGCCTGCCGTCCAACGTCGAGCCCTCCTTCATGGGCCACTACGCCCAGCACGAATGGGCCATCCGCGGTCGCCTCGAGATGACGGGCAACGACCCCGACTCGGGCTTCTCCGCCATCCGCGTGGGCGCGAAGGGCTGACCTTCACCGGACGGCAGAGCCCTACCTCGTCTTTCGTGAGGTCAGCCGAGCGGGAAAGCGCTCCTCGACGCCGGGCAGGAACAGGGGCCGACCTTCGCGGGCGGCCTGGATGGCCAGGCGGAAGTCGAGGTCGCCATAGCGGTCGAGCACCGCCGGGTCGAAGAAGCCTCCTCCGTCCCCTTCCCCTTCGTTCTCGATGTCCGGCTCCAGCGTCTCCCAGCCTCCGCGCGGCGCGTAGACCAGCGAGCGCACCCCTCCGTCCGCATAGAAGAAGGCCGTCGCCCCGAGGAAGCTCGCCCTCGCGCGGAGCTCACCCGTGGCGCTGAGGACGGCGTTGTGGTCCCCGTACTGGCCGAAGAGCCATTCGTCCACGAAGACCGAGCCTTCGACGAAGACCCGCGCCCCGTTGCCGAACGAGAGCGTGCGCGCATGGACGTCTCCCCGGACGATGACGAGCCCGGGGAGATACTCGTAGGTCCACAGGTCGAGGTGGCCGGACGTCTTGAGGGAACCGTCGACCAGGACGACATAGGGGCCTTTGCCCGTATCGATGTCTCCGGAGCCGTCGACGCCCCCGTCGATGATGCGAAGCTTGCCGGGAGGCGGGCCGTTGGGGCGCTCGAACTCATGGAGCTCCCCCTCCCACCGGTGAAGGTGGAGGCGGGAGTGGAGCTCCGCGAAGGTCGTCTCCCGGCCAAGGTCGTCGAGTCTGTCGGTCGTCACGAAGCGCAGCCTACCCCTGGGAGTGAGACCGGGAGCCCCAAAGTCGATTGCCATGAAATTATAGGTCAACCGACCTATAACCAGGTTCAACGGGCGTGGCCGTGCCGCGCCGGGGCCTGGAGAGCGGAATGAAGTCCGAGGGAAGCGTCGTGCTGGTGGGGGGCTATGGCGTGGTGGGAGCGCAGCTCGCCCGGCTGCTGCGGGAGCGGCATCCGGACCTGCCGCTGGTCATCGCCGGACGTCGGAGGGAGCCCGCCGAGCTGCTGGCGGGACAGCTCGGCGGGGCCGAGGCGGCGGTGCTGGACGTGCGCGCGGAGCGTCCGTTGGCCGGACTGGCCTCGCGGCCGCGGGCCGTCGTGTCGCTCGTCAACGACCCGGAGGACCGCCTCCTGCTGTCGGCCGCGCGAGACGGAGTGCCGGTGCTCGACATCACCCGCTGGACGTCGCGCATGAAGACGGCGGTGCTGCGGCTCGCGGGGACGGCCTCCCGCGCGCCCGTGCTGCTCAGCTCCGCGTGGATGGCGGGGCTCGTGCCCAGGCTGGTCGCCGCGTCGGCGCCACGGCTGGGGCGCCTCGAGCGCGTGGAGGTGGGCATCCGCTTCTCGCTCACCGACGCAGCCGGCCCGGACTCGCTGGAGTACATGGACCGGCTGGGGCTGTCCTTCGAGGTGACGGAAGGCGGAGCAGAGCGGTGGGTGGTGCCGCTGACGGACGGCCGGCGGGTGACCTTCTCCGACGGGCGGCACACGCGCGTCTTCCGGCTCGACACGCCCGAGCAGGCCACGCTGCCAGTGGTGCTGGGCGCCAGGACGGTGGCGACGCGGCTGGGGTTCGACTCGGGGGCCGTCACCTGGCTGCTCGCGGCGCTCCAGCGGCTCGGAGTCGTGAAGCTGCTCCAGCACCCGCGCCTGACCCGGCTGCGCCGCGCGCTCATGGCCAGCAATGGCACGGGCGGTGTCGCGGCGTGGGTGGCTGACGTGGAAGGAGCGCGGGGCCGCACGCGCATCGAGGTCGTGGACCCGCGGGGACAGGCGCACCTCACGGCGGTGGGGGCGCTGCTGGGCGTGGAGCGCCTGCTCGGGCTGGATGGCGCGCCCCCGCCCCCGGCCGGCGTGTGGTTCCCCGAGCACGAGCCCCGCGCCGAGCACGCGCTGGCGGCCCTGCGGGCCTGCGGCGTGGAGGTGCGCGTCGAGGAGCAGCTCCAGCGGGAGGCGGCCTGATGCCACGCACTCCACGAGCAAAGTCCGCACGGCTTCCCTCCGCGCGGCCCCGCGAGGGGACGGCGGTCCATGCCAAGGGCCACGAGCGGGTGGAGTCCATCCTCGAGGCGGCCACCGACACGCTGGTCGGGGACGGCTACGCGGGGCTCACCCTGCGCGAGGTGGCGCGGCGCGCGGGCCTGAGCGTGGGCAACCTTCAGTACTACTTCCCCACGAAGCAGGACGTGGTGCGCGCCCTGCTCGCGCGCTACCTGGAGGAGGCCACGCGCCGGGTGCGGGCGCGCGTGGACGGCGGGGGAGCCCTGCCGGAGGAGCGGCTCCGGCGCGCGCTGGATGCGCTGCTGGAGGACCAGGAGTCGCCACGCCACTGCCAGCTCTTCGCGGAGCTGTGGGCCATGGCAGCGCGGGACGCGATGGTGGCCGACGCGCTCGCCGTCTTCTATGGCGGCTTCAGGGCGGGACTCGTGGAGCTGCT
This DNA window, taken from Pyxidicoccus xibeiensis, encodes the following:
- a CDS encoding hybrid sensor histidine kinase/response regulator produces the protein MRHLASPDVGLFDDLSREVAFACDSGGTLTWVDARAHALLSATPGQTLRSLAAKGAEEKVDKLLVQARDERVEGWELILCRDNSPTTFAFRARPHEGGVLMVGSLVPEDYGNALNQVSASLSEVSTLHRETERQQRELKRRAEELTRLNRELEESNRGVRVLHTALDEKAESLQLASEIKSRVVANVSHEFRTPLHSILGLSKVLLNPINGTLSGEQEKQVQFIRNSAEALFELVNDLLDLSKMEAGKTTLRHSRFVVRDVLSALRGMMKPLLPPDSPVELRLVEPEEALELETDESRLSQILRNLVSNAVKFTESGHVTVAVTPGPRDTVIFTVQDTGIGIAPENHERIFEEFSQVDSPLQRKVKGTGLGLPLARKLTELLGGTLTVQSSLGHGATFTVTLPRVHTEVAEMTGLTTRSQQLDPTRAPVLVLEDDRQTLFLYEKYLARSGFQVLPVRSTEEARRVLERVRPAAMVLDVMLEGETSWNFLADMKNGESTRDIPVLVVTVTDREQKARALGADEFWLKPVDEVRLQKKLQAMARSGPVERLLLIDDDDVHRYLLKQLLKDLPYVLLEASGGKQGVQIAREQAPHLIFLDFVLPDITAFDVLDELKADPRTREIPVILHTSHELKEDERTRLARETAAILAKHTLSREVAITRIRDALAKAGLGSHSLLEGSRRG
- a CDS encoding RpnC/YadD family protein, with translation MASVYDLILRRLVQGHPDQLLLLLFGPNAPTLVRAADTSLPQSERRADALLIVEAQGERFAVEVEVQAQPEAGFSRRLLDYAVRAHLREGLPVLPVALYLLPEAEGAPPPYTFACAGRRVLSFDFLVVRLWEVDFSLPTLQKPALLALSVMEQTAGPERATWAETRLRQEASLTEEERLDLLVVLGALAARRFGSQWLSQSLRSVMLDSPIWEELLAEERVKLRAQISAQVSAQISAQISAQISAQVRIQERARTLLQFAKARKLVLPPEAEQRLTQMDATTLEQLVELAFSEPEAAARALLAAVSPQGH
- a CDS encoding response regulator is translated as MVEPRLATVLNVNDDDANRYLVNRILEMAGYKVLEAATGMGALLMAEQHRPDVIILDVKLPDISGYEVCERLRANPGTASMAVLHTSATFVTSDKKVRGLDGGADAYLTQPFEAAELIATVKSLLRLRHAEQAARLRADELVEMDRRKDEFLAMLAHELRNPLAAIMTAIGILERKPTDDAKEARMRGIIHRQTNHLARLVDDLLDVSRITRDKVELRTGRLDLLAVLQQVLQVSRQQAESRGLGMEISLPHGPLWVNADGTRLEQVFTNLLDNATKYTDSGHISLRVEKEGVDGSARVVVRVKDTGIGIPADVLPYIFELFAQADTSLERSRGGLGIGLTLVRKLVRMHGGEVLAHSEGPGRGSEFVVRLPLLSDLAESANSKKLVDARRGRRILLVEDNSDARQAMRDLLELWGHQVAVAPDGLQGVALALTQAPELALVDIGLPGMDGYRVAQELRSRVGTSIRLVAITGYGGPEGQDRALKAGFDLHLVKPVKPDELDRVLSNL
- a CDS encoding methyl-accepting chemotaxis protein, which codes for MSLGKRSLLVKLCVAMGVVALPLLIVILGYVLPQLREQLREDRVRGLRQAVETAYGVLEAYEAQERAGTLTRQQAQTQASALLERLRYSGVEYFWVNDLDTRLIMHPHLPAMLGKDLKGYRDVRGRPVFVDIVTLARAKGEGSVAYEATRPGSPDPIPKESYVKLFKPWGWVLGTGVYVEDIDKEVAAVRRRILLAVGGALMLAVLAGAYVSRRVVKPVRALADAANRVTRGDLAVRVQVESTDEVGRLTEAFNTMVAGLREVVGALVEAAGATAADAERIRTSAETLSLTTREQSESLQRTAEAVQGMSARVSQGAEAARTAAATAADNGAVAREGGTAVGHASRKMVEIVEVVERSAQTVARLQASGRVTGEMLRLIQQVADETQMLAVNTAIEAARAGQHGKGFSVVAGEVRKLATRTRDAAGQVQSLLGQSEADTAAAADLMRQGTAKVREGMGLSSAAGDALERLVAGVREIGAHVERMAEENTRQSASGESLAGRIQALSVRSTESVAGVQQIARSVDDLRARASRLKELAARFTAQQPGDTPRS
- a CDS encoding helix-turn-helix transcriptional regulator, which gives rise to MDKKLATTIGAAARAARTRLELTQADVAERIDVATEVYGRLERGGMLPSVQTLLKLCHELHVSADELLGLASHGAAASRAAEPPPSPQERPEVRRLLRTVRQLDPSKVKLLGLVANALGRR